The Plasmodium coatneyi strain Hackeri chromosome 11, complete sequence DNA segment GTGTCAAACCCCTGTGGGAGTCGAAACCGTTTTCCTTAATGAAGCTTCCATTCGTAATAGATGCATTATCACTCGTGCAAATAGTGATTACAAAAGTGACTGCAGTTACGCCTAAGGAGGCACCCGTATGTTCACTTGCTCATATTACTCGTTGTACTCACTGCGCGTCACCCCCACCTACAAACAACTGCACACAACTATAAAACACTACCGTCCTTTCAGAGTCCCCAAAATATGTCTCCCTTCCTCAGTGAAGAATCGGTGAAATACCACTACAGCAAGCACCACGCCGCATATGTGAAGAACTTAAATAGTACTGAATGAGAGGCGACAAAATTGGCTTGTCTCCATTTGGAGGTGCATTAGTTACAACGGGACGTGCTTATTTTATAATCGCCTGATTGGacacttcatttttcctccattttgagtAGAATAATTCACAATTCGTTCGTGTCCTACATTTCTCACCACTTTCGttttatcaattttttttttttaatctccTCTTCCAGGTTTAGCCGAACAGCATGGTGAACTGAGGAACCTCACTTTGGAAGGTCCGTCAGCGCGCTTTATGGGGACAGATGGGTGGccctttaattatataaaaatataaaattattttttttcttttttcttttttcttgcacCCCCCTCAGAGGTGATAGGAAGATACTCCGGGGCGATTTATAACAATGCAGGTAAGGCTGCATTGGGGTAGAGTGAAAGAATGGAATGCTTgtttggaaaatatttcgACTGGCCATTCCTTTGTGCATTTATCCCTTTACACCATTCGACGTCAATGTACGTGCACATGGTGGTGACTGCTCCTTTAGTGTACACATCTCCTTCATGGCTTTCACCTCACCGTCAACTATTTGAACAGCCCAAATTTTTAACCACAACTTCTTTTGGTTGGGACTGAAGGAGCATGGAGGTGGGATGCCTTACGGagaaataaagaacaaaatcgAAGAGTCCTTTACGAcctttgaaaattttaaagacGCCTTTTTGAAGGAAGCATCAGGTATTTTGCAGCTTCCACGTTGGTGCGGCAAATCAGCGCGAAACGTTCGTGTGGCAACTTATCCCCCATGGAACATTTGTGAGAcactctttcctttttttcactttccttgAAGGTCATTTTGGGAGTGGCTGGATATGGCTAATAATGAAGGACAAAAAGCTGATCATCTACCAAGGACACGACGCCGATAATCcgataaaaaataacattgGACACCCCATCTTAACGCTAGGTAAGGGCAACTGCAGTGAGGCGGCAAAGTTAAAGTGTCCATCGTAGCAGTCACCCACAAGTacattctttaaaaaagatCAACTCTACAGCAAAGCACAATtgtatataaatttgtgTTTGCTCGTATTGCAtggatacattttttttttttttttttttcctatctgTAGACGTTTGGGAGCATGCTTACTACGTGGATTACAAAAATGCCAGAGGGGACTACGTGAAAGGTGCGTagggggcgaaaaaaaaaaaatccacacATGCAGATCTGTCATGTCTTTTTGTCTTTCTCCGATGtgtatttaataaaaagtaGGCGAAATGGCCCGCTCACCCGTTTCGACAGCCCATTTCGCTTGCCCTGTTCGCCCGTCCACTCCCCCCACCCGCAGAATGGCTGAACAAAGTGAACTGGGATTTTGCCAACTACAACTTATCCGCATTAAATTagccaaaagggaaaagtataaaaataggaaaaagggaatatgTTAAAATagctgttcatttttgtgtcTACAATTGGCGCAGCAAGTAAGGATCCCTATTTCGTAGCGACTCTTTTCATcacttccgtttttttttggaatagTCCTAAGTTGTGTTTTTACACGTTCGACACGCATgtatttttatgttcatgTAAGTTTTAAAACTTTGCGAATTTATttgttgctcctttttttttgagagaGAGCATAGTAAAGGTTGATTATTTCtccaacaaaaaaagaaatgccaaAGGGGGATTGATCAGTTGGAAGGACAACGTATAGCAAAGTGCTGACCGATCGTTTTTATGGTCTCCGTTCCTTGTTCCACTGGATTACTTACCTGGAAAGGAAGCATCCATCGCTTTGTGTCTTCATCATCTCATTCGCCTCATCGTCGTAATGGTTACATTTTCTTTAgggaaaatatgtttttttgcaaaacggTCACATCTTGTTCAGTGCATAGGGTGAGCATGTCTGCTTCGATCAGttctcacttttttcttcatcctaGGGAAGGATACCTTAAAAGGAGCGGACCTCCTTTGGGTGTGTGAGCTATTTAAATTACGTTTCTTCGGAGCTGGGTGGATTACCACTCATTTCACGTCCGCCTATTTCACTTCACCGCATTATGTTGTCCAGTTGTTACTTGTTTTTTGGGGGCCTTCCCTATTCGCATCTGTGCCCCACCACGAACATGTTCCGAAATGTGCCTTGCGTGAAggaacccccttttttcttttctt contains these protein-coding regions:
- a CDS encoding Fe-superoxide dismutase, which translates into the protein MLFITTLYCLMQGILKGSKRGRPLAITDLLRARARGLKRADKLGFLSFFGRPSEVKNESKCASKVDDMLYDSWGVKPLWESKPFSLMKLPFSPQNMSPFLSEESVKYHYSKHHAAYVKNLNSLAEQHGELRNLTLEEVIGRYSGAIYNNAAQIFNHNFFWLGLKEHGGGMPYGEIKNKIEESFTTFENFKDAFLKEASGHFGSGWIWLIMKDKKLIIYQGHDADNPIKNNIGHPILTLDVWEHAYYVDYKNARGDYVKEWLNKVNWDFANYNLSALN